CACGCACACAGCGTGCGTCGTCCGCCAATCCGGCAATCAACGTCGGCTCGACCCAGCTGCCGTTGTCCAGATGGCTGCCAAAGCGCGGCGTTCCGCCGCCAACTATGAACTCTGCACCTTCCTCACGTGCCAGCGCGTAGTAAGAAAGCACCTTGTCGCGATGGCCTGCAGAAATGAGCGGGCCCATATCGGTCGTTGGATCGGTCGGGTCGCCGAGCTTTAGCATACGGGCACGCTCAGCGAGCGCATTGACGAAGCGGTCGTAGATCGGTCTCTCGACGAAGATACGCTCGGAGCACAAGCACACTTGGCCACTATTGAGAAACACGGCACGCGCCATGCCGTCGACGGTCTTCTCGAAGTCGCAGTCCGCGAAGATGATTGCGGCGTTCTTGCCGCCGAGCTCGAACGAGACTGGCTTCACGCCCTCTGCAGCGGCGTGCATGATGGCCGTGCCGGTCTTGGACTCGCCCGTGAACGTGATGGCGTTCACGCGCGGGTGCTTGGTGATGAATTCGCCCGCGGAGTTGGGGCCATAGCCATGCACGAGATTGAAGACGCCATTGGGCAGGCCCACGGTCTGCATCACCTCGGCGAGCAGCGTGGCAGTGCCTGGCGTCTCTTCAGAGGGCTTGGCGACCACGGCATTGCCGCAGGCCAGTGCGGGCGCGATCTTCCAGGTGAACAGCAGCAGCGGCAGATTCCACGGTGAAATGATGCCGATCACTCCCAGAGGCTTGCGTACCGCGTAGTTCAGGG
This window of the Comamonas testosteroni genome carries:
- a CDS encoding 2-hydroxymuconic semialdehyde dehydrogenase is translated as MKQYRNFIDGRFVESEKRFAGINPANGQRFADIHEATKGMVDDAMQAGHRAVQSWGATSVADRADMLYRIADEIDRRAADFLDAEVSDTGKPVSLASKLDIPRGAANFRTFADILKTAPLETYRTDLHGGAQALNYAVRKPLGVIGIISPWNLPLLLFTWKIAPALACGNAVVAKPSEETPGTATLLAEVMQTVGLPNGVFNLVHGYGPNSAGEFITKHPRVNAITFTGESKTGTAIMHAAAEGVKPVSFELGGKNAAIIFADCDFEKTVDGMARAVFLNSGQVCLCSERIFVERPIYDRFVNALAERARMLKLGDPTDPTTDMGPLISAGHRDKVLSYYALAREEGAEFIVGGGTPRFGSHLDNGSWVEPTLIAGLADDARCVREEIFGPIGHVTPFDSEAEVIQRANATPYGLAASIWTSNVNKAHRVAQSMNVGVAWVNAWFLRDLRTPFGGSGLSGVGREGGMHSLNFYSELTNVCIYLDAS